The segment TATGGCATTTCAACTTCAAGAAGTTCTTCATGAATTTTGGAGCGGCAGCGATCGCGCGCTTCAATGGCGGCTGGCTGAAATCTGGTCATCCTGGCCGACGGTCGTCGGCCAGGAGATTGCTGATCTGGCCATGCCTTTGGGACGAAATAAAAGCACCCTTTTGCTCGGCGTTGAGGATGCCCTGGTAATGCAGGAGATGCATTTTCATGCCCCGAACATTCTTCGGGCCGTCAACGCAGCATTGGGAGAAAAAGTTTTTGACAGAGTCCATCTTGATCTGTTAAGTGGCCGTTCTTCCCTGAGTGCGGTGGCGGAAGCCATGAAGAATGAACTGCGGGAAGAGCGAAAAGCGGTTGCAAGTGGCTTTCCCGTAACAGCTACGGGAGCCAATCTACGGCTTCAGGGCGTAACCGTTTCCAAAGGAAGATTTTCCGCGGTTCCTGCGCTGGAACGTTGTTATCAAACATATGTGCGATCGCTTGAACGGATGAATAAACGACACGAACACCCGGAAGATGTTGCGCAGCCCGACATCACTGCCGGCAATTGACCCCCTAGAGTGTATCTTGTAAGGAGAACGGAATGAGTGAGGCTACAAATATCGTCTTGAAGAAGCCCTTGGATAAAATGACTGCCAAGGAGCTTCGTGAACTGTGCATTTCTCAAATCCCCCAGATCACCGGGGCCAGCGGAATGGACAAGGATACTCTTGTGGTAGCCGTTCGTGAAGCGCTCGGTTTCAGTACCGATGAGGAGAATAAAGGGCCCTCCCCCTACAAGCAGCAAATCTGGGCATTGAAACAGCAGGTTCGTACTCTGCGGGCGGAAAAGGAACAGCTTGCCGGGTCCCAACGAAAAGACCGTGATCGATTGCGTCGGAAGATCAATTTGTTGAAGAAGCGAACCCGGCGTCTTGCCGCAGCAGCGTAACTGTACTTAAAGTGTTTTGAATATGGCTGGGACATTCATTCTCGCTTCGCAACGAAAAGTGTTGACAGGCGATCCCTTTTTGTCTATGAATACGGACTTTGCGTTGGGGGATCGTCTAGCGGCAGGACTACGGACTCTGACTCCGTCAACCTAGGTTCGAATCCTAGTCCCCCAGCCATCCCACACTGTGTCCCCATCGTCTAGCCTGGTCCAGGACATCGGCCTTTCACGCCGGTAACAGGGGTTCGAATCCCCTTGGGGACGCCAATTAAAACAACAGGTTACAAGCCTGTTGACCATAGCCAGAGGCAGCGGAAGTAAAAAGGGAAGTAAAATTGCTTTTCCCTAGATACTGGCCTCACCAAACAGCCTCCCATGAGATTGCACCTCATGGGAGGTTTTTTCGTTTCGGCCATCACCATTGCCAGACTCGCCCGCCCCGTTATGGTTCCGGGACAGGACTTTCATCAGATCACGGGAACTATCCAACTCATGCACATACCGTTGAGTCGTGGTCAGGTTTTTGTGCCGGAGGATTTTTTGGATCGTCGGCAAGGGTACACCGTTCTTGATCAGGATACTCGCCGTCAGGTGGCGGATCGAGTGCCAGCAGAACTTTTTGACCCCTGCCCGCTTACACAACCGCGCCAGGTAGTGTTGGCGTGATGTAAACGTTGAGCCCAGGTCGGGATTCGGGAAGACAAGGTCGCCGTGAACGTGCTTCCGCTGTTCGGCAAGCGCGTCCATCAGGTCGTCGGTCATGGGAATCCAGTTGAATTCCTTGGTTCCCCCCTTGCGCTTCGAAGTCCACAGACGGATTCGCTGCTGTTCAATATCCACGTCTGGCCAGGTAAGCGAAAAGAGTTCCTTCTTCCGCGCCCCGGTGTGCAGATACGCCAGGAGCATCCTCTTGTCGTGTTCACTGGCCGCGTCATATGCTTTCCAGAAATCTTCCTCGGTGGGAATA is part of the Desulfonatronum thioautotrophicum genome and harbors:
- a CDS encoding DUF721 domain-containing protein, producing the protein MAFQLQEVLHEFWSGSDRALQWRLAEIWSSWPTVVGQEIADLAMPLGRNKSTLLLGVEDALVMQEMHFHAPNILRAVNAALGEKVFDRVHLDLLSGRSSLSAVAEAMKNELREERKAVASGFPVTATGANLRLQGVTVSKGRFSAVPALERCYQTYVRSLERMNKRHEHPEDVAQPDITAGN
- a CDS encoding tyrosine-type recombinase/integrase, whose protein sequence is MKYLGLPKINPFLIDRFPEERHPRHIPTEEDFWKAYDAASEHDKRMLLAYLHTGARKKELFSLTWPDVDIEQQRIRLWTSKRKGGTKEFNWIPMTDDLMDALAEQRKHVHGDLVFPNPDLGSTFTSRQHYLARLCKRAGVKKFCWHSIRHLTASILIKNGVPLPTIQKILRHKNLTTTQRYVHELDSSRDLMKVLSRNHNGAGESGNGDGRNEKTSHEVQSHGRLFGEASI